The genomic DNA CCTTTGCCGCAAGGAGTAGGGCCTCCTGTTGTAGGAAACTCCGTGCCGTTCAATGAATCAGCTCACTCTACTGGCTCTTCCGGAGGACAGACACACGCACTACCGCAAATCATCAACCAGCCACAACAACTCAACCCCGGTTCTAACAAACCTCCTCAAAAGAGGCCAATGGAAGGAGGCATGGACACATTGGTAAATGCTGCAGTATCAAGCGCTGCTACTCCACCTTCTGATGCCTCGCCTGCGCCATTCTCTAAAAACACAGGTGCTGCTGTAGAGGGCACAGAGCCTAAGAGGCGCAAGCCCAGCACTTCGGCAACAAAGAGCCTTCTCGCTCAATCTCCTCAGCAGGCTTCAGGGACAAAATCGgctgctgcttctcctGCTAGCCAGGAATCTCAGGCTCCTGCTGTGAATCCCCCAGCAGCCAAAGCTATAGGAGAGTCTCCGCATGAGGAGCCTTCTGTTGCCGACTTGGCAGCTGTTGCCACGCCTCAGGAAGTTCAGCCTCAAGCTGAAGTGCCTGTGCAAGaaaaaacgaaaaactCTGAACCTCAACCATCGCAAGCCGACACTCCTGATAAGTCTGAAACTGCAGCAAGCACGGCGCCAGAAAATCAAACCGTGATTAAGGCCAGCCCTGATgccattgagaagctgcgcgaagaagctgaattGCGCAAAGAGGAGGAGCAGGAGGCCTTAGCAAATGAGCCTTCTGCAGCCCAAGATGGCAACGCAAAACCTCCTGTCAACGAGAGGGCCGTGCGTGACGTGGAGGAGGATGAAAACTACGACGATTAAAGCACGCGTGCCCCGCGCACTTTGGAGAAACAGATTGTAACGGTATATAAAGAATAAGCACGATTTTTATTTTCAGCGCACGCCACCTGTTTTGACGCCACGGCGGAATAAGTTACTAATGTACATAATGCAAATTGTCTACAGGTCAGTGAACTTCACTCAGTTTCGACAATTTCAGACAGAAAGTTCCGGATCTGGGACAGAATTTCGTCTTTCGTGGAGTCTGAGACCATTCCTACCATCAAACCTTGTTAGTATAACAAACTACGATCTTGATCAACCCggcgctttcttctcttgacATACCTAAAGCCTTGGGCTCAACCTTGGATAGGATCTGCGTAAAACTTGCGGAGTCATCAGCACGGATCTCTTCAGACGTCATCCGCTTGACTTGGTCAGTCCATCCCTCTTCAAGCAGTTTGCGGCTCAGCTTGTTTGAAATTCTGGAGAAATAGAGTATTATCAGGTTAGTAGGTTTTCATTTCCCCATAGGTGACAGAAATTGCAGAGCTGCAAGAGACCAAGAATAGTCATACAATTCGTAATTTCCAGATTCTACTAGATATTGCTGAATCTGAGCCTTCAGCTCCATGGTTTTGGCGCCGTTAGCAGTCATTTGTTTGCAAGGCTAACGCTTCTGGTCCACACGCGTTTACGCCTAGAAGtgttatttttttttcagaatATTTAAAGTTCGGTACAGGACTTTTGCAACTTTAACCCTTCGGACTCATGATAAGGACGTGCTCTAGGAACTTGTACGACACTGCTAGACCGCTTTCGTCAAGAACAATTGGAATTAAAAGAATGAGCTCAAAAGGCAGACCAGAAAATGCCAAATTCTTGAAGGCCCACCCTGTTTCTAACGCAGACGAGTGTAAATGGATTGGTCTCGAGAGGATCGAATACCTCGACCCCAACGGAACTAAAAGGCAGTGGGACAGTGCTGTTAGAAGAACGAGAAACTCCGGTGGCGTTGATGGTGTGGGGATCCTGGCCATTTTGAGGGCCCCAGGCCAAGACCCCGAAATTTTGCTACAGAAGCAATTCAGACCCCCAGTTGAAGGGGTCTGCATTGAGATGCCAGCTGGCTTAATTGACTCAGAAGAGTCGGTGGACATGGCAGCATTGAGGGAACTAAAGGAAGAGACTGGTTACTCTGGTAAAATTGTTAGCAAAACACCAACAATTTTCAATGATCCAGGGTTTACCAACACCAACCTTTCACTAGTAACGGTTGAAATTGACACATCTGCCCCCGAAAACCAGAACCCACAAACACAGCTGGAGGACAGCGAATTCATTGAGTGCATCAAAGTTCcactcaagaactttgcAGACGAGATGGACAATCTTGCCAAGCAAGGCTACAAGCTTGATGCTCGTGTGCAGAACGTGGCCCAAGGTATCAGATTAGCTCAAAAGTACAGTTTGTAAGGACAGTATATTAGCGAAACCCCAGTGAATAATGAACTTACAGCCTTaaaagctgcaaaaaataTAACGACACCAGCAGGATTTGAACCAGCGCGGGCAGAGCCCAACAGATTTCAAGTCTGTcgccttaaccactcggccaTAGTGCCATGAACGAAGATTCTATGTGAAAATTCAATATCAGTAATTGGGTTAAACTTGATCGTGCGCGATATTAGAATAtgtcataaaacaataatggaacaaggatattctgagacaacgaaggaacaacatcagagataatgaggcttgctctaggtctccggatctataactataagtactactgcatccaaggctcagtatgagattaagtagaagaaaggagGAAGGATCCTCGGATAGAAGAATAACCGCGACCgtatagaggctattaaccgccaacttcatcataatccagaagctcataataacaTACGAAAGAATAGTTGTTGTCATCGCTATCGACTAGCGTTGTCACACAACTTGGAGTTTATTATGCAGATATATACTGACTACGGGATATTTATCAAGAATTCAAGCGACGCAGCCCTTCAGTTTTGTTAGAAACTCCTGCCATTCATGGACTCCCATGTGAATGTCACAGCGGCTTCCTGGGCCCAATTGAATATACTCTTCGTTTAAGGCTAGATCCACCGGTTCTGATGgatcttcatcttctaGCACTGGCTGGCTCATGACCTCGCTCAGCGAGAACTCAGGAACCACACCATCTTTCACCATGCTTGATTCATTCATGCTAGGCCGTCTACCCTTTTGCGAGGACCTACGACGTCTTGTAGCACTAGAGCGTCGCTGCGCGGATATAGTGGTAGAGTTAGACGAAGATCGGCGTTTTGTTTCGTTGCCAGGTGCGGGAGCAGGGCATTTTATTATTTGCAACACTGGATGCAAAATCTGCTGCCACCATCCTGCCCATTGCAGCAACTCACCTAGAAGTTCAATGTTCTCATTGCTGATGTTGAATTTAGTTGCTGGCACGAGAGTTGAAGTGAAGTCGTTGGAAACTGGAGTCGAGCGACAATGATTCACTATGGTGTATGGCCTTTGAGCGTCCCAATCAAGCAGCAGATCATGTGGAATTGCCTCTTTCGGAATGTGCATATTGATATCGTAGAATTGTAAAGTCAGTATCACTCCAGTTGTAACGTTGTCCGGGCTCTCATTAATCCATCCAGATGAGCGGTAGCCAAATTCGTAAAAACGGTGATCGTGATCTTGGCATTCTTCGATCCCTACCTGGGCAACAGCCTTGTCATTGTGCGTGAGGTAGACTCCAAACCTATTGTCCACGTTGGTCTTGATATCCAGGTCTATGgaaatgtctttgaagtaGGCTCGCAGATATTCCGGCAGCTCCGTAAAGTACTTGAAAAGGTCGAGCTTTTCACGCTTGGCTGCAATTCCAGGTTCCGTTTCAATGTTTGAATGCGTGTCCAGCGTGGTCAGAAACCTGAGGTTGTAGTAGAAGGTCTGCAGATTCGGGAAGCAGCTGAGCGAGTTGAAAAGGATGTTTCCGTTGTCGCCGTCGTTGTAGTagttgaagttgtcgaaGTTGCTAGCTAGCACCAGCTTGACATCCTTCACTTGTTTATCGGACTTGTGAAAGTCCATGTCTATTACGATAATCTTCGATGCCGTGGACAGGCGAATGGTCTCATTGTCTATGTTGTCTGTAAAGGACTCCAGCTTGAGGGTCTTACATAGCCGCGTGATGTTTTCTAGCGTAACAAGCCCTGGCTTATACTCCTGGAGCAAGCAGATCATTTGCCCTAGCGTCTCAGCATACGCGTCGCTCATTGGAGGGCTGTGGGGAGTTTGTGAGCGTTGACGAGCCTCTGCGTGGATCATTCAAGACATGCCTAATTTAGGTTCACCATATAGCATCTGTTCGTATTTAGTGATTTGATATTACTCGCATCAACCCCCTTAGGGTAGCACGTCTAGTCGACTATTCTGGTTCTATATCTACGGGGTGGTCGGAATCGCTCCCATAACGCCAAGTTCTGCGCACTTTGGCTGCGGAAACGCCGTTCCAAATTTGCGCAATGATCGAGGTCCAACTAGGTTACCGTGTTGGTGCTGAAAAACCGCAATAATTACCATATCGAACAATTGCAAGCGGATCTCTTTTACCGCTTCTTAAATGAGCAAGGTCCCACGCCAGTTTTCCGCTTAATCAGCTGTGACATTATTATTCAAGTCATTCAATACGCAAGCAATCATTAGCGCATGCGTTATCCATCTCATTGCACAAGACAGAAGCCATTGAGCTATGGCATCTGGTTGATTAGTGTTGAGTTAATTGCAGTTTACAGGTAGGACAGTTTTTTATTCCCTTCGCTGCCCTGGAGATGGAGATGTCAGGGATCTTCGATGGATCCCCACCTTagcaaaacaaaaagtcaACAGCTTGCAGATGCCTCGCTTAATTGCAGTATTTTCGTGTATGCTAATGCGTAGTTTCAGCACCCGCTGAAGTCGCCAGCGTATATCTTGCCCCAATGATTTTTGTATCTTGCCGTTGAAAAAACGGGCAAAATTTTTTACAAAATTGAAGGCATTGTTCCTTTGCTTATCAAGAAATTTGCAATAGTTCAACCATTTATATAAAACCTAATCAGCAGTCGTAGAATTCGCATATTACTTCCAActcctcaagctcaacatgTCTCAAGAAATTACTCACCCTACTATCAAAGACGGATGGTTCAGAGAGATCTCTGACACTATGTGGCCGGGCCAGGCCATGACCTTGAGAGTCGAAAAGGTCTTGCATCATGAAAAATCCAAGTACCAAGACGTgttgatcttcaagtctACTGACTACGGTAACGTTTTGGTTTTGGACAACGCGATCCAAGTCACTGAGAGAGATGAATTCTCTTACCAGGAAATGATCGCTCATCTGGGCCTGAACTCGCACCCCAACCCCAAGAAAGTGCTCGTCATTGGTGGTGGTGACGGCGGTGTTTTGAGAGAAATTGTCAAGCACGAGTCCGTCGAGGAGGCTTGGTTGTGCGACATTGACGAGGCTGTGATTAGACTCTCCAAGCAATACTTGCCCGAGATGGCCGCCTCTTACTCGCACCCCAAGGTCAAGACCCACATTGGAGATGGCTTCCAGTTCTTGAGAGACTACCAAAACACCTTTGACGTGATTATCACCGACTCTTCCGACCCTGAAGGTCCCGCCGAAACTCTGTTCCAGAAGCCATactttgagcttttgagcagcgCATTGACCGAGAAGGGTGTCATTACCACTCAGGGTGAGAGCATCTGGTTACACCTGCCAATTATCAAGGAATTGAAGAAGGCTTGCTCCGAGGTTTTCCCAACTGTTGAGTACGCTTACACCACTATTCCTACCTACCCATCTGGTCAAATCGGCTTCATGGTGTGCTCCAAGGACGGCAGCGTCGACGTTAAAAAGCCATTGCGCCAGAAGTCTGACGAAGAGGAGGCCAAGCTCTACAAGTACTACAACAAAAAGATCCATGAGGCCGCCTTTGTGCTGCCTACCTGGGCTgccaaagagcttgaactGTAACACCCTGAATAGCCAGTATGTTCACATTGCTCGCCCTGAGCATTTCAGTAATTAATATGTAGCTAATCAGATCTCTCAGTTATGTGCGACAATAACTGAAGCGAAAGTTTGTCAAACTTTCATCGATTTTTCGAAGCCTACGCCCtcaaatcttttttgttgagattgTTGAGCTGCAATGGTGTATCTGACGATTTCAACGTCGCCTTTTCAATCTCAAGTTTCGGACCTTCTTCCGTGTAACAACAATTCCAAATCGTCGTTGTCTTTTGCGTTGCTTAACGCGTATGGTTTGTTGAAATACTTTGATGAGGTTGTAAGCCTGCCGAGCAGCTCGATCAATGATTTAACGCCTTTTCATTGTAAAGAATACCTCAAGCTGGTTCTAGATCCTGAGCTTATAAAGGAGGCTTCGAGCGATGAAGTTGATCGTGGCTGGGAGTCTCTAGCATTGATGGCCAAGGATTGGGGCGAGCTCCAGAGTGACGAACAATCATTCGCTTGGttcgagaacaaaaagctgctttaTGAATTCTACTCTCACGCTCTAGGTCTCGAGCCATGCTCTGAGGGCGAGAGTTCTGTTCAGTGCGGCGAATTGGGGCCTTCGGACCCTGGCAGCCCCCAGCGCGAACTTCTATCCGGTTATAATGGTGGATTCAGTGAAACTGGTCTGGATAGACGCGTTTTGGAGAAATATGGTCTCTCACACGACTGCTACCTCTTTGCGTATTTACCACTCTATTGCCAAGTTATCGCCGGTGCCACTCTCTCTCTGGTACGTGCTGCATGCCTGCGACACGAGCGTGCAATTTCTATCAACTGGGATGGCGGACGACATCATGCATCGAGGTCTCGGGCTAGCGGCTTCTGCTACATTAATGATATTGCCCTTctcattcaaaaactacGTAGGCGGGGCATTCGGAGAATAAGCTATATTGATTTTGATCTACACCATTGCGATGGAGTTGAACGAGCCTTTCAGCACTCTCAAAGCGTGCAAACCATATCTGTTCACCTTCATGAGCCTGGGTTCTTTCCAGGTACCGGttccttgaaagaagcatccGTTGGCAAAAACGTTGTGAACATCCCTGTACAGCATGGAATGGACGACACATTTCTTAACCAAATAGTACAACGTGTCATAATGCCATGCATACGAAGCCATAACCCAGAAGTTTTAGTGATCCAATGTGGCGGTGACGGCCTTATGGGTGACAAATACAAGGAGTGGCAGTTGACAATCAAAGGGCTCGTTAATAATATAATGTACATTGTGCGGGGGTTTCCCGCCACAAATGTGGTTATGCTGGGTGGCGGAGGTTACAACGAAAGGCTCATGAGCCGATTTTACACTTACTTGACGTGGAAGGTGGTTGAATTTTCCAGGGGTGAGGGCCTTAAGGATCCATTTGATTGCGAAGAGGACATTATTCCCGACCATGAGTTCATTGAGAGTTATAAAGACGAATTTTACAAGTTTTGGGCTTACGACATTGACGGAGGCAAAGGCAAGTTGCTaaaaaatgaaaatgaCCTCGACTACGTCATGAGGCTAGCCGGTTTTTACAATGTTAGAAATAAAGAAGTCGTTTAGCGCCGTATAACTGATATCTCTTCCATAGCCTTCTCCCATGAATCCTGCCACCTGTTGTTTGACTCTTTAAGTGCCCCAGCCTTTAGCACCTCGCTTACGTGGCTGTCTTTCATGATGAAAATCAAGGCCTCATGAAGTTCCCTCCGATCCAGGAACTTCAATCCGTTAACATTATGCTGCACCAACTCATTTAGCACTGGGTAGTTGTATGAGACCACAGGAATGCCTGAGCCAAACATATCAAGGATTTTCATTGGAAGATCTAGTCCAGAACTCGAAGTGTGAAGGGAAACTCCGTAATCACACAGCTGCAAGAGCTTAGGGTAGTCCTCATTAGAGAGCCACAAGAACTCGATGTGCACGCGATCCCACTTTGTTTCCGCAACCTTGTCAATAAAATGCTGCTTGAGCGGGCCTTTCCCCGTCACAAAGCAAAGTATCTTCGGCAGTTTGtcatcaaacttttcgCAGGAATTCTCATAGATTTTCAATGCTCCGATGAGAATTGACAAGTCCTCATCAGGTGTGAACGAGGTTGAAGTCACAATGATACGGTCTCCCTTTGAGATGTTGAAATCACCAGGTATGAAGGGCTTGATGAAGTCTTGTTGGAGAGCGGCTTGGCGATCTGCCTTGAGCGGCCTGAATTGGAATGCAGGTCTGTCATATAGCACCgcaactcttttttttgaaagaccaAATGTATGAATTAAGTAGTCCTTCATGGCTCTTGTGACAGTAAGATTGTACGCGGCGAACTTTGCAAAGATGTACTCCACAGCGAACGAAATGAGCACTAAAGGATGCCAAAATGAGCCtagcttgagcttgaggaTCGAATAGCCGAAATTGTGCCAGTCTATGATGAGTTTGCAGCGTGAAAATGTGCAATACACGGCAGCCATTGGCAGAATCGGAATGCTGGGAGGATTCTGTAGGAGGAAATAGTCACTTCCTCTCAGGCGCCATAACAATCGCAGAATTGCGTATATCTGGAGAGAAACTTTCCTGACGGCCTTTatcaagaaagagccaCCTTTGCGGCCTTGAAAGGCTGGAAGCTGGTGAATCGTTATATTAGTGTCCTCTAAGATGTCCGAAGGAGGCTGTTCCTCTAAGTAGCCGCAGAGCTCAACCTGCCAGCCCTGTTGGCTAAAGCTGCGGGCATGGTAGCACATACGCGGGGAATGACCTAGGTCGCCCAAAACGCAAATGATAATGCGTTTCTTTGTTGATCTGTTCCCGTAGAACAGGAACGGAACTGTCAAATAGCATACTAAAGGTAACGATGCATATACGGTGAGAAGCCACCAGACCCACTGCGGAAGCCCTTCAAACATTTCCCCCACCTTAATCACTCAAAGATGAATGCTGCTGACGATGCCCAAGAAGATAATGGCTACTCTGGTTTATTCTGTCTTAAGGTGAACTGAGCTTGGTTCAACACTCACCCAGAAATCTACGAATCCTCTGTATTCGAGTACGGATGTACTTGGGCTTTAAATCCGGATCACCTAGAATACATTTGTGCTCTATTTCAGTCATGTGATAACTTAAACCCCTCTGAGTACTTAAGTATTCAGTGGCCGAGtttcaacttttgttgATGGCACTTCATACGAGTTCCATAAATAACGGTGTATAATAGAATAAGTGGGATCCGCGACCCAAAGGCAATGTTTTGCGGGACCTAAAATATAGTTCGGTGAGTCGGAGTCGCACGGATCGAAAAGCTATAACTACTCATGTCCAGGAACCTTACTGAAGAACAGATTGCTGAGTTCAAGGAGGCATTCGCCTTGTTTGACAAAGACAACAACGGCTCAATTACATCCTCGGAATTGGCCACCGTGATGAGATCTCTGGGTCTATCGCCAAGCGAGGCCGAGGTTTCCGACTTGATGAATGAGATCGATGTCAATGGAAACCACAAGATCGAGTTCAGcgagtttttggcgctAATGTCGCGCCAGCTAAAGTCCAATGATTCGGAGCAAGAATTGCTTGAGGCTTTTAAGGTCTTCGACAAGAATGGCGACGGGCTGATTTCAGCCGCCGAGCTGAAGCACGTTCTGACCTCCATTGGTGAGAAGCTGACAGACGCCGAAGTTGATGAGATGCTCAGAGAAGTCAGTGACGGCAGTGGTGAGATCAACATCAAACAGTTTGCTGCACTTCTCTCGAAATGAAGGCACCGCCGAAATCCTACAAAAGGAACAGAGTATTTCTTTCATTTCGTGGTCTTTAATTGTTTTGTTTAGCTGTATTGGATAAAATAGCTCTATTTTGAACTGTATCTGAATATTTACTTCAATTTTTGTGTAAACGGTCGTTTTCGGACGGAACTGCATTCTTCAAATACCTCCGGAACGGATTGTCGCCGTCGCTATCGTCCTTCACTTCGGCTTGCTCGTTGGGCTGTAGAGCCTCATTGCTGGCCAGCCTGATTGGAATTTTGGGTTTTACAGGAGGAGCGGCAGCTTTTATTTTGCCGGAAGATATGAACGAATTGGAGTGCTCGACAAGCGAAGGTACGGCCGCTGGTTTCTCATGAAAACTTCTGGACTTCAACCTTgcctcaagttcttgatcGAAGTTGCCTCTACTGTTTCCACCGTTTGAGGCAGTTTTGTTAGGCTGTTCCATTAAGCTCTGCTTTTTGGCGGGTTTTGGTGGTCTTTTTTTCCCTTTCTCTGTTAAATGGGCGCTCGCTTCCGGGTTGCTTTTGTGGGTGTCGAGAGCTTGTAGCGATCCAGGCAGGGCTTTCTTGATGGGTGGCGCCTTTTTGGTTTTAGGTATTTGTATCGTTGATCCAGCCACTTTCACCGTTTTTTCTGCTCCTGCCTGTAttgaagaggctgaaaGCGATTGGAGTTCAACATTACTTGCGGGAGGGGCGGAGGGGGCATGTGAATGAGAGCTATCATAGGCGGGAGGCGGGTCTAAAGAAGCTGCACGGGAAGGGATTTGCGGAGGGGCGCGTATACTACGACCTTGTGCGGTTTCTGCATTGCTTGCCGGAGGGGGGCCgtattttgaaggcttttcaaagcttggGACTGATCTGGGCGCCTGCTGCGAACTTTCTTTATCTTTTCGGAACGGTTTTGGAGGTGGCTGGAAGTCAACTTTAATATCGTAGTTGTATGCTCCTGACACAGCACTTTTGGGTTTTATATTTTCTCTATCAGCTTTCCCATTAGCCGTGGAGGAGAGTTTTGGAACCGATGAAGTGACAGGCGGCTGTGATGGAACGCTTCGACTCGGTAACCTTGGAGGAGCTCTTGGTGCAGTGGTGGGTTTAACTGGTggggaagaagagcttctcATGTCCCTGTTGGCAGGCGTTTGGGTTTCTGATCTGGATGGCTTTGGAGGGGGAGGAAAATTAACCTGAACACTGCTGTCATACCTCCCTGCTATTCCGTTGTTGGCTCCCTCGCCCTCTCTGCTACTTCTGCCAGTCTGCTGTGGAGTTTGTCTTGAAGTGCTCATTGCCTTTCCTGTTTCAGTTGTCTTCAAATTAACAGCTGTGCTCTGAGTTGGTGATTTTAACCCACTAGGTGACTGGGACCTTGACTTAATCTTGCTCCGTAGGGAGCTTGTTTCGCTGGAAGGACTTTCAGAACGGTTGCGGTGAACAGGAGGTGTTGGTAAGGAAGAGATGTCTACATTTTGGATTTTTATTCGCAAAGATTCCTTCAATTCTTCAGAGTCTTTCCAGGAATAAGGCTTCACTGTTGTTGCAGAAGTCGGAGATTTGAGCTCCTGCACATCAGAAACCCCATTTTCTTCAGGAAATGGCTGCGATGTCTGTGCCATGGCTTGTGGCATGACTTGTGGCATGGCTTGTGGCATGACTTGTGGCATGGCTTGTGGCATGACTTGTGGCATGGCTTGTGGCATGGCTTGCCGTTCTTCTTGTGGAAGCGGTTGAACAGGCAGCGCTGCAGGAGCGCGAACGTACGTCCTCGTTGGCACAGCTGGTACCGCTGGCGTAGGCTCAGAAACCTTATTTGACGCTATGCTTTCTGGCTGGACTGGCGACTGGGAAGCAGCTAAGTATGACGCATGCGTGGTTTGCGGGAATGGGCTTGCCATGGTGTTCGCAGGTGGCACTGCAAATGCCTCTTGAGATATATTTGGGTTTTGGGTCGCAATTGAAGCGGTGTCTATAGTTAGCAACTGACGGGTGGCTCTAGGTAGTGAAGTGTTGGAGAGAAGTTGAGGATCAGCAACTaaaccagcagcagcattaTTGTCCGGTGCTCTATGAGGAAGTGGCACGGGGCGAGTGTTATATGTTGCTGGAGCAGTGTTGTTAGGGTGCGAGCTAATTGGTAGTTGTGTACCGGGCACAATGGTCGCAGCTCGAGAGGCTATATGGGGGGCCTGAGAATCTGCAGTGGTGTACTGGGGTACAGGTGCAGGTACTTGGTAGGGGACTGCTTGCGGGTTTCCAATTTGTGGAATTATTGGATTCTGTTCACTCGAGTATGAAGAGGGCaatgttgaagaagtacgAGAGGTAGCTGCTGGCGGAACATTCCCAGAGCCGCCTCTTGAA from Lachancea thermotolerans CBS 6340 chromosome F complete sequence includes the following:
- the SUS1 gene encoding Sus1p (similar to uniprot|Q6WNK7 Saccharomyces cerevisiae YBR111W-A SUS1 Protein involved in mRNA export coupled transcription activation; component of the SAGA histone acetylase complex); translated protein: MTANGAKTMELKAQIQQYLVESGNYELISNKLSRKLLEEGWTDQVKRMTSEEIRADDSASFTQILSKVEPKALGMVSDSTKDEILSQIRNFLSEIVETE
- the YSA1 gene encoding ADP-ribose diphosphatase (similar to uniprot|Q01976 Saccharomyces cerevisiae YBR111C); protein product: MIRTCSRNLYDTARPLSSRTIGIKRMSSKGRPENAKFLKAHPVSNADECKWIGLERIEYLDPNGTKRQWDSAVRRTRNSGGVDGVGILAILRAPGQDPEILLQKQFRPPVEGVCIEMPAGLIDSEESVDMAALRELKEETGYSGKIVSKTPTIFNDPGFTNTNLSLVTVEIDTSAPENQNPQTQLEDSEFIECIKVPLKNFADEMDNLAKQGYKLDARVQNVAQGIRLAQKYSL
- the MED1 gene encoding Med1p (weakly similar to uniprot|Q12321 Saccharomyces cerevisiae YPR070W MED1 Subunit 1 of the Mediator complex essential for transcriptional regulation) codes for the protein MIHAEARQRSQTPHSPPMSDAYAETLGQMICLLQEYKPGLVTLENITRLCKTLKLESFTDNIDNETIRLSTASKIIVIDMDFHKSDKQVKDVKLVLASNFDNFNYYNDGDNGNILFNSLSCFPNLQTFYYNLRFLTTLDTHSNIETEPGIAAKREKLDLFKYFTELPEYLRAYFKDISIDLDIKTNVDNRFGVYLTHNDKAVAQVGIEECQDHDHRFYEFGYRSSGWINESPDNVTTGVILTLQFYDINMHIPKEAIPHDLLLDWDAQRPYTIVNHCRSTPVSNDFTSTLVPATKFNISNENIELLGELLQWAGWWQQILHPVLQIIKCPAPAPGNETKRRSSSNSTTISAQRRSSATRRRRSSQKGRRPSMNESSMVKDGVVPEFSLSEVMSQPVLEDEDPSEPVDLALNEEYIQLGPGSRCDIHMGVHEWQEFLTKLKGCVA
- the SPE3 gene encoding spermidine synthase (highly similar to uniprot|Q12074 Saccharomyces cerevisiae YPR069C SPE3 biosynthesis of spermidine putrescine aminopropyltransferase (spermidine synthase)) — protein: MSQEITHPTIKDGWFREISDTMWPGQAMTLRVEKVLHHEKSKYQDVLIFKSTDYGNVLVLDNAIQVTERDEFSYQEMIAHLGLNSHPNPKKVLVIGGGDGGVLREIVKHESVEEAWLCDIDEAVIRLSKQYLPEMAASYSHPKVKTHIGDGFQFLRDYQNTFDVIITDSSDPEGPAETLFQKPYFELLSSALTEKGVITTQGESIWLHLPIIKELKKACSEVFPTVEYAYTTIPTYPSGQIGFMVCSKDGSVDVKKPLRQKSDEEEAKLYKYYNKKIHEAAFVLPTWAAKELEL
- the HOS1 gene encoding histone deacetylase (similar to uniprot|Q12214 Saccharomyces cerevisiae YPR068C), with product MVYLTISTSPFQSQVSDLLPCNNNSKSSLSFALLNAYGLLKYFDEVVSLPSSSINDLTPFHCKEYLKLVLDPELIKEASSDEVDRGWESLALMAKDWGELQSDEQSFAWFENKKLLYEFYSHALGLEPCSEGESSVQCGELGPSDPGSPQRELLSGYNGGFSETGLDRRVLEKYGLSHDCYLFAYLPLYCQVIAGATLSLVRAACLRHERAISINWDGGRHHASRSRASGFCYINDIALLIQKLRRRGIRRISYIDFDLHHCDGVERAFQHSQSVQTISVHLHEPGFFPGTGSLKEASVGKNVVNIPVQHGMDDTFLNQIVQRVIMPCIRSHNPEVLVIQCGGDGLMGDKYKEWQLTIKGLVNNIMYIVRGFPATNVVMLGGGGYNERLMSRFYTYLTWKVVEFSRGEGLKDPFDCEEDIIPDHEFIESYKDEFYKFWAYDIDGGKGKLLKNENDLDYVMRLAGFYNVRNKEVV
- the ALG1 gene encoding chitobiosyldiphosphodolichol beta-1,4 mannosyltransferase (similar to uniprot|P16661 Saccharomyces cerevisiae YBR110W ALG1 Mannosyltransferase in the endoplasmic reticulum); protein product: MFEGLPQWVWWLLTVYASLPLVCYLTVPFLFYGNRSTKKRIIICVLGDLGHSPRMCYHARSFSQQGWQVELCGYLEEQPPSDILEDTNITIHQLPAFQGRKGGSFLIKAVRKVSLQIYAILRLLWRLRGSDYFLLQNPPSIPILPMAAVYCTFSRCKLIIDWHNFGYSILKLKLGSFWHPLVLISFAVEYIFAKFAAYNLTVTRAMKDYLIHTFGLSKKRVAVLYDRPAFQFRPLKADRQAALQQDFIKPFIPGDFNISKGDRIIVTSTSFTPDEDLSILIGALKIYENSCEKFDDKLPKILCFVTGKGPLKQHFIDKVAETKWDRVHIEFLWLSNEDYPKLLQLCDYGVSLHTSSSGLDLPMKILDMFGSGIPVVSYNYPVLNELVQHNVNGLKFLDRRELHEALIFIMKDSHVSEVLKAGALKESNNRWQDSWEKAMEEISVIRR
- the CMD1 gene encoding calmodulin (highly similar to uniprot|P06787 Saccharomyces cerevisiae YBR109C CMD1 master regulator of calcium mediated signalling Calmodulin); its protein translation is MSRNLTEEQIAEFKEAFALFDKDNNGSITSSELATVMRSLGLSPSEAEVSDLMNEIDVNGNHKIEFSEFLALMSRQLKSNDSEQELLEAFKVFDKNGDGLISAAELKHVLTSIGEKLTDAEVDEMLREVSDGSGEINIKQFAALLSK